Genomic DNA from Niallia circulans:
AATTATTCACAAAAGCAGGAATTACAGAGCTTCCAACTACTTTCACTGAATTAGAAGCAGCAGCTGAAAAACTAAAAGCTTCAGGAATCACTCCATTCTCAATCGGATATGGCGAGTGGTGGGTACTAGCAAATCACGGCTTGAACGTGCCATTTGCTTATCAGGATGACGCAGATGCCTTCATTAAAGGCTTAAATGATGGTACATCTAAAATTGAAGGAAATGAGTATTTTAACAAGTACTTTGATCTGTTGGACGTAACTCTGAAATACGGCAACAAAAATCCTTTAACAACAGACTACAATACACAAGTAACTCTATTTGCTACAGGTGAAGCAGCAATGATTCAACAAGGTAACTGGATTCAGCCGATGATAGACAAATTAAATCCAAATTTGGAAGTTGGCTTTATTCCAATGCCGCTTAGCGATGATAAAGAGCAATCAGATAAATTAATGGTCGACGTTCCAACAAACTGGGTTGTTCACAATGGAGCTCCAGATGCTGATAAAAAAGCAGCTCTTGACTTCCTAAACTGGATGGTTACTTCTGACGCAGCGAAAACAATGTTAGTAAAAGACTTCAAATATGTACCTGCTTTCAAAACAATTGAAGCAAGTGCAGATGATATCGGCCCACTAGGTGCGGAAATTCAAAAATACTCTCAAGAAGGCAAAACATATACTTGGCAGTTTATGAAATACCCAGATGGCGCTGGACAAGAATTTGGTGCTAGCTTGCAGGCATATGTTGGTAAAGAAAGCACAAGAGAAGAAACAATGAAAGCTCTTGATGAAACTTGGAATAAGCTGAAAAAATAACTCTATCAAAAAAGCAGTGTTCTCTTCTATAGAGATACACTGCTTTTTAATTCATTAATAGTCTTTAAAGCTTCACAAACTTGTTAAGAAAAGTTGATAGTTTTGTCATAATTTCTTCATAATTGCGGGGTACAATAAGTATATGTTAAGACAATTACTCTTTTTCAAGTTCCCCCTTGAAATAGATATACTTTGGAAATCCAGCTAGTGATAGCTGGATCTTTTTTTGTTAAAATGCTGGCAATGCAGAATCTTTATAGTCTTCCTCAAGGAATTTCTTCACTTCTGGTCCTGTCATTTTTTCAGCTAGCAGTTTGATTGCTTCTGAATCAGCATTATCCTTGCGAGCTACAAGGGTAATTGCAAATGCAGACTCAATTCCTTCTGTTAACAGAGCATCCTTGTTTGGCTTCAACCCTAACGGCTCAGCATAAGCAGGAGTCATGATTGTTAAATCTGTATCTTCATATACACGGGCAAGCATAAGTAAATCTACTTTTTTGATTTTAAAGTTACGTTTGTTTTCAACAATATCTGCCTCTGTAGCATCCGTGCTAGTTGCATCATCTTTCAGCTTAATCAAGCCATACTTATCCATAAGCGCAAGAGATCTGCTTATATTAGTCGGATCATTCGCAATTGCCACAGTTGCTCCATCTGGAAGGTCATCCAATGATTTAAATTTAGGAGAATAACCGCCATATACAGCATGGTAAATCGGCTGAACTGCCACTAAATCAGCATTGGAATTGTTGTTGAACTGCTCCATATACGGTACGTGCTGGAAGAAGTTAGCATCCACTTCTTTGTTTGCCAAAGCATTATTCGGCTGAACATTATCGTTAAGAACAACAATCTCTAAATTAACGCCTTCCTCCTTCATCAACGGCTTCACTATTTCTAAAATATCCGTCATTGGAGGAATTAAGGAAGCTACTTTAAGCGTTTGCTCCTTTTTCTCTTTCGGTTCTTCTTTATCTGCATTGCTGGCGCATCCTGCAAGGCACAGGACACTGAACAAAATGAATAACATTAATTTTTTCATATGTAGACCCCTTCAATTTTTTCTGGCACATTTGCCAGAAGTAATTATAGCATGATTCTTTCCATTATGAGAATTATTCTCAAATATTCTGATATTTCATACAAAAAACAAAAAAGGTGCAAAGCTCAGTCGCTTTGCACCATATCATTATTAATCAAGTATTTTCACTTTAACTGTCTTTCGTCCCCAAGCTTTTGCTTTGCCGTTATTAGGCATCAGAACGTCGATTTTATGGCCTTTAATAGCACCGCCTGTATCGCCAGCGATTGCCTCACCATAGCCTTCTACCCAAACTTTGCTGCCTAATGGGATAACTGCAGGGTCAACTGCTATCAGCTTCATGTTCGCATTCTTCTTGATATTATAACCAAGGGCTGTATAATCAGACTTTGTGCTTTCATGGCTGTATGCTGTTGCAGATACATACATTGTCTCTGAACTGCTGCTTTCCTTTTTAGGGCTTGAATTCTTATTTGAATTTGAGCTTGAATTACTCTTACCTTTAGAGGATGAAGAAGATTTGGGTGCCTCAGTCGTTTCAGCAGATACTGCAGTTTGTTGCTGCACAATTACCTTTTTACGTGCTGCTGCCTCTTCTTTCTGTTTCTTGATGCTTTCCTCTGCATTCTTTAATTCTGCTTGGATAGCTGCCTTTTCTGACTCTGCTATCTTAATTTCCTTTGAGATGCTTTTGTACTTTTTATTTGCTTCAGTTACAGCTACCTGTCTTTTTTCCAGGTTCGCTTCAAGAACAGATTGATTTTCAGCTAATGATTCATAGCTTTGCTGAAGCTCTGCCTCTTTTTCATCCACATCCTTCTTTTCTGCCTCAATAGTCTCGAGATCCTGCTGCTGCTGTTCCAGAAGGTCTTTATCGCCATTATAGAAAGCTGATACAGCTGCTGCACGATCTAAGAAATCAGATAAATCTTGAGCACTAAGTATAACTTCCATAATTATGTTTGTTTTATCTGTATTTTGTAAGGCTACCAATCTATCCTTCATGACATCCTTACGTTCTAGCACTTTATCTTCTAACTCAACAATCTGATCTTTTTTCTCTTCTATCAGAAGTTTCGTCTCTTCTATTTTACCTTCAATGGATGAGATTTCTTTTTTACTAGCCTCTAATTGGCCTTCTGTAGATTCAAGCTCATCCTGCACAGCTTTAAGCTCCTTCGATGCTTGCTGCTGTTCTTGCTCTTTTTCATCGAGCAATCTATCGTTTTCTTCTAGTTTGCTTTTACCATTTGTAAGTGTTTCTTGACTCGTTTCTGCATGTGCCATCAATGAAGTAGAAAAAAAAGAAGCACAAATTAATGATAAAACCATCATTTTT
This window encodes:
- a CDS encoding ABC transporter substrate-binding protein, which gives rise to MGFKFKKFSLAAGVLSATLLLATACSNETASDNSGSKDGKVVVDIFNGKVEIADQLKALTDAYTKEHPDVSFNIESVGGGADGSAALKAKFASNKAPDIFGNGGYQEALTWKDKFEDLSDQPWVKDAYESALVPMTIDGKVYGQPVNLEGYGFAYNKELFTKAGITELPTTFTELEAAAEKLKASGITPFSIGYGEWWVLANHGLNVPFAYQDDADAFIKGLNDGTSKIEGNEYFNKYFDLLDVTLKYGNKNPLTTDYNTQVTLFATGEAAMIQQGNWIQPMIDKLNPNLEVGFIPMPLSDDKEQSDKLMVDVPTNWVVHNGAPDADKKAALDFLNWMVTSDAAKTMLVKDFKYVPAFKTIEASADDIGPLGAEIQKYSQEGKTYTWQFMKYPDGAGQEFGASLQAYVGKESTREETMKALDETWNKLKK
- a CDS encoding MetQ/NlpA family ABC transporter substrate-binding protein, giving the protein MKKLMLFILFSVLCLAGCASNADKEEPKEKKEQTLKVASLIPPMTDILEIVKPLMKEEGVNLEIVVLNDNVQPNNALANKEVDANFFQHVPYMEQFNNNSNADLVAVQPIYHAVYGGYSPKFKSLDDLPDGATVAIANDPTNISRSLALMDKYGLIKLKDDATSTDATEADIVENKRNFKIKKVDLLMLARVYEDTDLTIMTPAYAEPLGLKPNKDALLTEGIESAFAITLVARKDNADSEAIKLLAEKMTGPEVKKFLEEDYKDSALPAF
- a CDS encoding 3D domain-containing protein, giving the protein MSLIKKMMVLSLICASFFSTSLMAHAETSQETLTNGKSKLEENDRLLDEKEQEQQQASKELKAVQDELESTEGQLEASKKEISSIEGKIEETKLLIEEKKDQIVELEDKVLERKDVMKDRLVALQNTDKTNIIMEVILSAQDLSDFLDRAAAVSAFYNGDKDLLEQQQQDLETIEAEKKDVDEKEAELQQSYESLAENQSVLEANLEKRQVAVTEANKKYKSISKEIKIAESEKAAIQAELKNAEESIKKQKEEAAARKKVIVQQQTAVSAETTEAPKSSSSSKGKSNSSSNSNKNSSPKKESSSSETMYVSATAYSHESTKSDYTALGYNIKKNANMKLIAVDPAVIPLGSKVWVEGYGEAIAGDTGGAIKGHKIDVLMPNNGKAKAWGRKTVKVKILD